A single genomic interval of Bradyrhizobium japonicum USDA 6 harbors:
- a CDS encoding outer membrane protein, producing MKPFLGSAALLAICVSVTARAADMPVKAAPLPSPTYNWSGFYLGANLGGAWTNGSLNIPGNNFYGGITEFIGGVQAGYNFQVGHLLFGVEGDFDGATFGHPPLPTPTLGTVRQNWIGTIAGRAGLVQDEWLFYAKLGGGWVHSNATLSFPGVNWQGSNTSAGWLAGVGVEYGFKPNWTLKLEYDYIGLGNWTSPTVPPIQLNRDLQMVKLGANYKFERGLPDTVTPRAGHSAEPSEDEDLAKKSQNPIADLVSVPFQSNTNFNAGPFNRTQEVLNIQPVIPLRINADWNVISRTIMPVVSQPSPFFNNNTNGIGDITQQFFFTPTHPGSLIWGLGPVFTVPSATDPILGQGKVLLGPTAVFLTTPGHWVIGVLVNNQWSVGGDPLRQSVNQFLAQPFVNYNMAHGWFLTSSPVITANWLAASGQQWTVPVGGGVGRIFKLGDQPVSAYISGYYNVVRPTGTPNWQLRAELSLLFPER from the coding sequence ATGAAGCCGTTCCTTGGAAGCGCTGCACTGCTCGCAATCTGTGTGAGTGTCACCGCGCGTGCCGCGGATATGCCGGTGAAGGCTGCGCCGCTTCCCTCGCCAACGTACAATTGGTCGGGGTTTTATCTCGGCGCAAATCTCGGTGGGGCGTGGACCAACGGGAGCCTGAATATTCCAGGCAACAATTTCTATGGCGGCATCACCGAATTCATCGGTGGCGTTCAGGCCGGCTACAATTTCCAGGTCGGTCATCTCTTGTTTGGCGTGGAAGGCGATTTCGATGGGGCGACCTTTGGCCATCCTCCGCTTCCGACACCTACCCTCGGCACCGTGAGGCAGAACTGGATTGGAACGATCGCAGGCCGCGCCGGCCTCGTACAGGACGAGTGGCTCTTCTATGCCAAACTTGGCGGCGGCTGGGTGCATAGCAATGCCACGCTGAGCTTCCCCGGCGTCAACTGGCAGGGGTCCAACACCAGCGCCGGTTGGCTGGCAGGAGTGGGTGTCGAGTACGGCTTCAAGCCGAATTGGACGCTCAAACTCGAATACGACTACATTGGGCTAGGAAACTGGACTTCGCCCACCGTCCCGCCGATCCAGCTGAACCGCGACCTTCAAATGGTCAAGCTTGGCGCTAACTACAAATTTGAGCGTGGCCTTCCCGATACGGTCACGCCGAGAGCCGGGCATTCTGCGGAACCTTCCGAAGACGAAGACCTCGCCAAAAAATCGCAGAATCCCATCGCCGATCTTGTCAGCGTCCCGTTCCAGAGCAATACGAACTTCAACGCGGGGCCGTTCAACCGCACCCAGGAAGTTCTCAACATTCAGCCAGTCATACCGCTGCGCATCAACGCGGACTGGAACGTGATCTCGCGCACCATCATGCCCGTCGTCAGTCAGCCCAGTCCGTTCTTCAACAACAACACGAATGGAATTGGCGACATTACTCAGCAGTTCTTTTTCACCCCCACTCATCCAGGCTCACTGATTTGGGGCCTCGGCCCCGTGTTTACAGTTCCGTCTGCGACCGATCCTATTCTTGGACAGGGGAAAGTTCTGCTCGGTCCCACAGCCGTCTTCCTGACAACGCCCGGACACTGGGTGATCGGCGTGCTCGTTAACAATCAATGGTCAGTCGGCGGCGATCCACTGCGCCAGAGCGTGAACCAATTTCTCGCGCAGCCATTTGTCAATTACAACATGGCGCACGGCTGGTTCCTGACAAGTTCACCAGTGATCACCGCGAACTGGTTGGCAGCATCAGGGCAGCAGTGGACCGTACCGGTTGGTGGCGGTGTTGGTCGAATCTTCAAGCTCGGCGACCAGCCTGTGAGTGCGTACATATCCGGCTACTACAACGTTGTTCGTCCAACCGGCACGCCAAATTGGCAGTTGCGGGCCGAATTGTCTCTGCTCTTCCCCGAAAGGTAA
- a CDS encoding MarC family protein, whose protein sequence is MTQQFSLFVGTFTTLLAIINPFEVLPVYLAMLSGKDNVAHRSVARRSCLYALLLCFFFLVFGTFLLRLFDVPLSMVRIAGGLILMKIGFELFSPSSGGMARPAAEANGTDGAFVPLAMPLMFGPGAIATILGMTSTIKKSSNELASFMAIAAAIVATMLVTFLCLAYAAKLTRALGRLGIDAATRIVGFFVAAMGVGLAFDGVIEALVSHGMSSLH, encoded by the coding sequence ATGACGCAACAATTTTCGCTATTCGTCGGCACGTTCACAACCTTACTGGCGATTATTAATCCGTTTGAGGTTCTACCTGTGTACCTAGCGATGCTGTCCGGCAAGGACAACGTGGCGCACCGATCGGTTGCCCGGAGATCTTGCCTTTACGCTCTGCTTCTTTGCTTTTTCTTCCTGGTCTTTGGCACGTTCCTGCTGCGGTTGTTTGACGTGCCCCTGAGCATGGTCCGTATTGCCGGAGGATTAATCCTTATGAAGATCGGGTTTGAGCTTTTCTCTCCTTCATCCGGCGGGATGGCGAGACCCGCGGCGGAGGCGAATGGGACCGACGGCGCCTTTGTGCCACTGGCAATGCCGCTAATGTTCGGACCTGGCGCGATCGCCACCATCCTCGGTATGACGTCCACGATCAAGAAGTCCTCAAATGAGCTTGCCTCATTCATGGCCATCGCGGCTGCGATCGTTGCCACAATGCTAGTCACCTTCCTATGTCTTGCCTATGCGGCGAAGCTGACGCGGGCTCTGGGCCGGCTCGGGATCGATGCGGCCACACGGATTGTTGGCTTCTTTGTCGCAGCCATGGGCGTCGGGCTGGCGTTTGATGGCGTGATCGAGGCCTTAGTGAGCCACGGCATGTCGTCGCTGCACTAG
- a CDS encoding MBL fold metallo-hydrolase: protein MKIHHLNTGTMCPIGRRLVNGTGSLFQRARLVCHCLLIETNDGLALVDTGIGLGDIAAPDRLGDRWLRQTAPRLDPAETAVEQVKALGYSPGDVRHVLLTHLDRDHAGGVPDFPHAAIHVHRAEYDMAVLRKPAPPEGRYVTGQWSRGPDWTFYGEAGEDWFGFKGVRALGDKEAGILMIPLAGHTLGHCGIAVRSGDKWLLHAGDSYFHHAQLAPSPRVPLMLGYFQRRGDMDRKMRIANQARLRALKLNHGDRVSIVNSHDPVDYERCRCGTH from the coding sequence ATGAAGATCCACCATCTCAACACCGGCACGATGTGTCCGATCGGCCGCCGGCTGGTGAACGGCACCGGCAGCCTGTTCCAGCGCGCCCGCCTGGTCTGCCATTGCCTGCTGATCGAGACCAATGACGGCCTCGCTCTGGTCGACACCGGCATCGGTCTCGGCGATATCGCAGCGCCCGATCGGCTGGGTGATCGATGGCTGCGCCAAACCGCGCCAAGGCTGGATCCGGCGGAGACGGCGGTCGAGCAGGTGAAGGCGCTCGGCTACTCACCCGGCGATGTGCGCCACGTGCTGCTGACGCATCTCGACCGCGACCACGCGGGCGGCGTGCCGGACTTTCCCCATGCCGCGATCCACGTCCACCGCGCCGAATACGACATGGCGGTGCTGCGCAAGCCCGCGCCGCCCGAAGGGCGCTATGTCACGGGGCAGTGGAGCCGTGGCCCGGACTGGACATTCTATGGTGAGGCCGGCGAGGACTGGTTCGGCTTCAAGGGCGTGCGTGCGCTCGGCGACAAGGAAGCCGGCATCCTGATGATCCCGCTCGCCGGCCACACGCTCGGCCACTGCGGCATCGCGGTGCGATCAGGTGACAAATGGCTGCTGCATGCCGGCGACAGCTATTTCCACCACGCCCAGCTCGCCCCATCGCCGCGCGTGCCGTTGATGCTGGGTTACTTCCAGCGCCGCGGCGACATGGATCGCAAGATGCGGATCGCCAATCAGGCGCGGCTGCGCGCGCTGAAGCTCAACCACGGCGACCGCGTGAGCATCGTCAACAGCCACGATCCCGTCGATTACGAGCGCTGCCGGTGCGGGACGCACTAA
- a CDS encoding LysR family transcriptional regulator has product MDIRELRYFAAVYRERNLTAAARACFVSQPSISTAITHLEAELGTTLFIRHKKGVAPTASAEQFHALARRIIDEADAARSLFRKPNTKTTVTLGLMRTLDVPRTIALLKPLTARADIALRLVGSDERADARIISKSMLRADEHFVALWSERYVAALPPSHPLTLKEKLRTADLAGVPLIDRCHCEQSEFFGRSSQRRQTAAIAQSEDWAMALVAAGVGIAIVPEGAARGNPDVTVREIEVKVRREVGLAYRASVPLADALKEFVGKLQKQRRKPDRIDPRRNKRRKS; this is encoded by the coding sequence ATGGACATCCGCGAGCTTCGCTACTTCGCCGCCGTCTACCGCGAGCGCAATCTGACCGCAGCCGCGCGCGCATGCTTCGTGTCGCAGCCGTCGATCTCGACCGCGATCACCCATCTGGAGGCCGAGCTCGGCACCACGCTGTTCATCCGGCACAAGAAGGGCGTCGCGCCGACCGCCTCGGCGGAACAGTTTCATGCGCTGGCCCGCCGCATCATCGACGAGGCGGACGCCGCGCGCAGCCTCTTCAGGAAACCGAATACGAAGACCACGGTGACGCTGGGACTGATGCGCACGCTCGACGTCCCCCGAACGATCGCGCTGCTGAAGCCGCTGACGGCGCGCGCCGACATCGCGCTCCGCCTCGTCGGCAGCGACGAGCGCGCCGATGCGCGCATCATCTCGAAGAGCATGCTCCGCGCCGACGAGCATTTCGTCGCGCTGTGGAGCGAGCGCTATGTCGCCGCACTTCCGCCCTCGCATCCGCTGACGCTGAAGGAGAAGCTGCGGACCGCCGATCTCGCCGGCGTCCCCCTGATCGACCGCTGCCATTGCGAGCAAAGCGAGTTCTTCGGTCGGAGTTCACAACGAAGGCAGACCGCGGCGATCGCGCAATCGGAGGATTGGGCGATGGCGCTGGTCGCGGCCGGCGTCGGCATTGCCATCGTCCCGGAAGGCGCGGCGCGCGGCAATCCCGACGTCACCGTGCGCGAGATCGAGGTCAAGGTTCGGCGCGAGGTCGGCCTCGCCTACCGCGCATCCGTACCGCTGGCGGATGCGCTGAAGGAGTTTGTCGGGAAGCTTCAGAAGCAGCGGCGCAAGCCGGATCGGATCGATCCACGGCGTAACAAGCGCAGGAAGTCCTAG
- a CDS encoding DUF2336 domain-containing protein, with amino-acid sequence MTKSLFPGFDGLMSLSRREGVDVRPTLLRVLTDLYVQAPTHSDDEQRQFIELATRLIDQVDDATRAAVKAKLAIYPQTPVPVLQKLGLVATQEGRRVPLAREIRNSPQAASPARTPTDAELRMAANMAMQPKEAAEIHDMFFRADATQRALVLYNLAQTPLKAAPRIPTVRAKRAIQILEMAAIANDVENFTYELGDSLILPSRVAAQIVDDAGGEALAVAARALDMPSPNFQRILLFFKPEIGTSVDAVYRLSRLYDRLSDRSALVMLAAWRGSTLAVTRAKYQSSLHDSERQRARAGANQTRPGVQPGSAPAVRTGTDGSDR; translated from the coding sequence ATGACCAAGTCGCTGTTTCCCGGATTCGACGGGCTGATGAGCCTCTCCCGTCGCGAAGGCGTCGATGTTCGCCCGACGCTGCTGCGCGTGCTGACGGACCTCTATGTCCAGGCCCCCACCCACAGCGACGACGAGCAGCGCCAGTTCATCGAGCTTGCGACGCGGCTGATCGATCAGGTCGACGATGCGACGCGCGCGGCCGTCAAGGCGAAGCTTGCGATCTATCCGCAGACGCCCGTCCCGGTCCTGCAGAAACTCGGGCTGGTTGCGACCCAGGAAGGCCGCAGGGTTCCGCTCGCGCGCGAAATTCGCAACTCCCCGCAGGCGGCTTCACCTGCTCGCACGCCGACCGACGCCGAGTTGCGCATGGCCGCCAACATGGCGATGCAGCCGAAGGAAGCGGCCGAGATCCACGACATGTTCTTCCGCGCGGATGCGACCCAGCGCGCGCTGGTCCTGTACAATCTGGCGCAGACCCCGCTCAAGGCCGCGCCGCGGATTCCGACCGTGCGCGCCAAGCGCGCGATCCAGATCCTGGAGATGGCGGCAATCGCCAATGATGTCGAGAATTTCACCTACGAACTCGGCGACAGCCTGATCCTGCCCTCGCGCGTCGCAGCGCAGATCGTCGACGATGCCGGCGGCGAAGCGCTTGCGGTCGCCGCGCGGGCGCTCGACATGCCGAGCCCGAACTTCCAGCGCATCCTCCTGTTCTTCAAGCCGGAGATCGGCACGTCGGTCGATGCGGTGTACCGGTTGTCGCGGCTCTACGACCGGCTCAGCGACCGCTCCGCGCTGGTGATGCTGGCGGCCTGGCGCGGCTCGACGCTCGCGGTCACGCGCGCAAAATACCAGTCCTCGCTGCATGACAGCGAACGCCAGCGCGCGCGTGCGGGGGCCAACCAGACCCGGCCGGGCGTGCAGCCAGGCTCGGCGCCTGCGGTGCGGACGGGCACCGACGGATCGGACCGCTAG
- a CDS encoding DUF1491 family protein: MRLKSNIWVSAYLRRCQTEGVFGAVRRRGAEEAGAVFVKVSLLDGNAMLYAPAPQTVYDDGRPVDRFFVPVAQEPLPEHTIEERLTKEIRFDPDAWIVETEDRTGRHFLELAKT, encoded by the coding sequence ATGCGTTTGAAATCAAACATCTGGGTTTCCGCCTACCTGCGCCGGTGCCAGACCGAGGGCGTGTTCGGGGCGGTGCGCCGTCGCGGTGCCGAGGAGGCGGGGGCGGTATTCGTGAAGGTGTCGCTGCTCGACGGCAATGCGATGCTGTACGCGCCGGCACCGCAGACCGTCTATGACGACGGCCGCCCGGTCGATCGCTTCTTCGTGCCGGTCGCGCAGGAGCCCTTGCCTGAGCACACCATCGAGGAGCGCCTCACCAAGGAAATCCGCTTCGATCCGGATGCCTGGATCGTCGAGACCGAGGACCGCACAGGCCGTCACTTCCTCGAATTGGCGAAGACCTAG
- a CDS encoding peptidoglycan-binding domain-containing protein produces the protein MPKKSAKDDAAPRRRGAKAAVIDVETERNLAMRILLHSPKDTLAGLVAVAAVSAIVANALFLQTGRHPAPMFGTVINLPAPSSVPLSNPLPRPRPVGADTSPLEPRATEFRAEPKPAERAAEKAPEKPVEATASTPRASDPMTNLVKQTTSAPPSVAIARPPAPIPVAQSPAARRIAGVQRALSEYGYGNLKITGTMGAETQSAIQKFEREHKMQVTGQVSDRLLRELAAAIGHPVE, from the coding sequence GTGCCTAAGAAGTCTGCCAAGGACGATGCCGCTCCGCGCCGCCGTGGCGCCAAGGCCGCAGTCATCGATGTCGAGACCGAGCGCAATCTTGCGATGCGCATCCTGCTGCACAGTCCCAAGGACACGCTGGCCGGTCTCGTCGCCGTCGCCGCGGTCAGCGCGATCGTTGCCAACGCGCTGTTCCTTCAGACTGGCCGGCATCCGGCGCCGATGTTCGGCACCGTGATCAATCTTCCCGCGCCGTCGTCCGTGCCGCTGTCGAACCCGTTGCCGCGTCCGCGTCCGGTCGGCGCCGATACCTCGCCGCTGGAGCCGAGAGCGACGGAGTTTCGCGCCGAGCCCAAACCTGCCGAGCGCGCCGCTGAGAAGGCCCCGGAGAAGCCCGTCGAGGCGACTGCATCGACGCCGCGCGCGAGCGATCCGATGACCAATCTGGTCAAGCAAACGACGTCCGCGCCGCCTTCCGTCGCCATCGCGCGGCCGCCGGCGCCTATTCCCGTGGCGCAGAGCCCGGCCGCGCGGCGTATCGCCGGCGTGCAGCGCGCACTGTCCGAGTACGGCTATGGCAATTTGAAGATCACGGGCACGATGGGCGCCGAGACGCAGTCCGCTATCCAGAAATTCGAGCGCGAGCACAAGATGCAGGTGACGGGTCAGGTGTCCGACCGCCTGCTGCGCGAGCTCGCGGCCGCGATCGGCCACCCGGTCGAATAA
- a CDS encoding PAS domain-containing sensor histidine kinase produces the protein MTVLSIIRDCLDALLHPSARYDALTRARHRAFMAPRLLGSLAAFAAFPVYLATRGAPSAIEVAAFAWLIAPILLSWFLSRTGRYEGAHVLSSLALAGLIMAVAGTTGGIESFAAIWLVVVPLEAALSASRRVAAFASLLALSCAGVLILAGQLGWLPAGDASAAERGVLMAFGVASATLYAAGLAFGAESLARTSVALLLREEERYRLLARNMSDVISRHRRNGAVQFISPAVEAMLGMPVAQLLGHGLFDRVHVADRPAYLTALSDAARGDVRSVEFRLRREPAGSERGQVDFIWVEMRCRPLDQDMGRQDIDSDSTPEAEVVGVMRDVTDRKLAEQALDQARSAAEAADAAKTRFLATMSHELRTPLNAIIGFSEMIAQEQTLMLGAAQRKEYAQLINDSGQHLLSVVNGILDMSKMESGNFEIASEPFAPRASLMHCCNLLALKARENGIDLVTDAPQDLPVMTGDPRAFKQIVLNLVANAIKFTERGGQVTVSAAVSGSQLALRISDTGVGIAADDLKRIGAPFFQAGKTYQRRHEGTGLGLSIVKSLVALHLGELTVQSRLGEGTSVTVRLPLVYTPPQAKTSDRMAAESKIATLTPVPRHELQDQSHDQPALVKKSA, from the coding sequence GTGACAGTTTTGAGTATCATCCGCGATTGTCTCGATGCACTGCTGCATCCCTCCGCGCGTTACGACGCGCTGACGCGAGCGCGCCATCGTGCCTTCATGGCGCCGCGGCTGCTCGGCAGCCTCGCCGCGTTTGCCGCATTCCCGGTCTATCTCGCCACGCGCGGCGCGCCGAGCGCGATCGAGGTCGCCGCCTTCGCGTGGCTGATCGCCCCCATTCTCCTGTCATGGTTCCTGTCGCGCACCGGCCGCTATGAAGGCGCCCATGTGCTGTCGTCGCTGGCGCTCGCCGGCCTGATCATGGCGGTTGCCGGCACCACCGGCGGCATCGAATCATTCGCCGCGATCTGGCTGGTCGTGGTTCCCCTGGAAGCTGCGTTGTCGGCCTCGCGCCGCGTCGCGGCCTTCGCCTCCCTGCTTGCGCTGTCCTGCGCCGGCGTCCTGATCCTTGCCGGACAGCTCGGCTGGCTGCCGGCCGGAGACGCCAGCGCCGCAGAACGCGGCGTGCTGATGGCGTTCGGTGTCGCCTCGGCGACGCTCTATGCTGCGGGCCTCGCCTTCGGTGCGGAATCGCTCGCGCGCACCAGCGTTGCGCTGCTGTTGCGCGAGGAAGAGCGCTATCGCCTGCTGGCGCGCAACATGAGCGACGTCATCTCGCGGCATCGGCGCAACGGTGCGGTGCAGTTCATCTCGCCGGCGGTGGAAGCCATGCTTGGCATGCCCGTCGCGCAGCTGCTCGGCCACGGCCTGTTCGACCGCGTCCATGTCGCCGATCGTCCGGCCTATCTGACCGCGCTGTCCGATGCCGCGCGCGGCGACGTGCGCAGCGTCGAGTTCCGGCTGCGGCGGGAGCCGGCCGGATCGGAGCGCGGCCAGGTCGATTTCATCTGGGTCGAGATGCGCTGCCGTCCGCTCGATCAGGACATGGGCCGCCAGGATATCGACAGTGACTCGACGCCCGAGGCGGAAGTCGTCGGCGTGATGCGCGACGTCACCGATCGCAAGCTCGCGGAGCAGGCGCTCGATCAGGCCCGCAGCGCCGCAGAAGCGGCCGATGCCGCCAAGACGCGCTTCCTCGCCACCATGAGCCACGAGCTGCGCACGCCGCTCAACGCCATCATCGGCTTCTCCGAGATGATCGCGCAGGAGCAGACCCTGATGCTGGGTGCGGCCCAGCGCAAGGAATATGCCCAGCTCATCAACGATTCCGGCCAGCATCTGCTGTCGGTCGTCAACGGCATCCTCGACATGTCCAAGATGGAATCGGGCAATTTCGAGATTGCGTCGGAACCGTTCGCGCCGCGCGCCTCTCTGATGCATTGCTGCAATCTGCTGGCGCTGAAGGCGCGGGAGAACGGCATCGACCTCGTCACCGATGCGCCGCAGGACCTGCCTGTCATGACCGGCGATCCGCGCGCCTTCAAGCAGATCGTGCTCAATCTCGTCGCCAACGCCATCAAGTTCACCGAGCGCGGTGGTCAGGTCACCGTATCGGCCGCGGTGTCCGGATCGCAGCTCGCGCTGCGCATCAGCGACACCGGTGTCGGCATTGCGGCGGATGATCTCAAGCGCATCGGCGCGCCGTTCTTCCAGGCCGGAAAGACCTATCAGCGCCGTCACGAAGGCACGGGTCTCGGACTTTCGATCGTGAAGAGTCTGGTGGCGTTGCATCTCGGCGAATTGACTGTACAAAGCAGGCTCGGCGAGGGCACCTCCGTCACCGTCAGATTGCCGCTCGTCTACACGCCGCCGCAGGCCAAGACGTCCGATAGGATGGCGGCCGAGAGCAAGATCGCGACGCTGACGCCGGTGCCGCGCCATGAGCTTCAGGACCAATCTCACGACCAACCCGCTCTGGTGAAGAAAAGTGCCTAA
- a CDS encoding DUF5330 domain-containing protein produces MRFLLRITFWLGLVLVLLPRDKTPESEKLPQIGAADAVQAATAAVSDVTQFCKRQPAACEVGGQAATIIGQRAQDGAKKIYQIINDKKEQLEKTDKKAPDHTGSIAMAGEGDAASSEAPRDTLSQDDLALEWRGPVAAQAN; encoded by the coding sequence ATGCGCTTTCTGCTCCGCATCACATTCTGGCTCGGGCTGGTGCTGGTGCTCCTGCCGCGGGACAAGACGCCCGAATCGGAGAAGCTGCCGCAGATCGGCGCCGCCGATGCGGTGCAGGCTGCGACCGCGGCCGTCTCCGACGTGACCCAGTTCTGCAAGCGCCAGCCGGCGGCCTGCGAGGTCGGCGGACAGGCCGCGACCATCATCGGCCAGCGCGCACAGGACGGCGCGAAGAAGATCTACCAGATCATCAACGACAAGAAAGAGCAGCTCGAGAAGACCGACAAGAAGGCGCCCGATCATACCGGCTCGATCGCGATGGCCGGCGAAGGCGATGCCGCCTCAAGCGAGGCGCCGCGCGACACCCTGAGCCAGGACGACCTCGCGCTGGAATGGCGGGGGCCTGTGGCGGCGCAGGCGAATTAG
- a CDS encoding SufE family protein: protein MTTIDEIRDNFELLDEWDDRYRYVIELGRTLEPMPASEHSAENKVNGCVSQVWLQKLVDRDGGAPILKYRGDSDAHIVRGLVAIVLSLYSGRTPQQILATDAIAVFDEFGFRDHLTPQRSNGLRSMVERIKTDAKEALAEAT from the coding sequence ATGACGACGATCGACGAAATCAGGGATAATTTCGAGCTTCTGGACGAGTGGGACGACCGCTACCGGTACGTGATCGAGCTCGGCCGCACCCTGGAACCGATGCCCGCGTCCGAGCATTCGGCCGAGAACAAGGTGAATGGCTGCGTCAGCCAGGTCTGGCTCCAGAAGCTGGTCGATCGCGATGGCGGCGCCCCGATCCTGAAATATCGCGGCGACAGCGACGCCCACATCGTGCGCGGGCTGGTCGCGATCGTGCTCTCGCTTTACTCCGGCCGCACGCCGCAGCAGATCCTTGCGACCGACGCGATCGCGGTGTTCGACGAGTTCGGCTTTCGCGATCATCTGACGCCGCAGCGTTCCAACGGCCTGCGCTCGATGGTCGAGCGCATCAAGACCGACGCGAAAGAGGCGCTCGCGGAAGCCACCTGA
- a CDS encoding MucR family transcriptional regulator: MSDNGAKNFIELTASIVSAYVGNNPTPAAEIPNLISQVHGALVRVSSGRAETAPLEPAKPAVSLKKSIAPDYLVCLEDGKRFKSLKRHLRTQYNMTPEQYREKWGLPADYPMVAPNYAVARSQLAKQMGLGQQQRKRK, translated from the coding sequence ATGTCGGACAACGGGGCTAAGAATTTCATCGAGCTGACGGCGAGCATCGTGTCCGCCTATGTCGGCAACAACCCGACGCCGGCGGCCGAGATTCCGAACCTGATCAGCCAGGTGCATGGCGCCCTGGTGCGCGTCTCGTCAGGCCGCGCCGAGACGGCGCCGCTCGAGCCGGCCAAGCCGGCGGTGTCGCTGAAGAAGTCGATCGCGCCGGACTATCTGGTCTGTCTGGAAGACGGCAAGCGCTTCAAGTCGCTGAAGCGCCATCTGCGCACCCAGTACAACATGACGCCGGAGCAATATCGCGAGAAATGGGGCCTGCCGGCCGACTATCCCATGGTCGCGCCGAACTACGCGGTGGCGCGCTCGCAACTGGCCAAGCAGATGGGACTGGGGCAGCAGCAGCGAAAGCGGAAATAA
- a CDS encoding glycosyltransferase family 39 protein: protein MTSITTLAIDTPLRRSVERTCDDLAMLVLAAVAVIAGLTFRDYGLGWDDYTHAEYADLLLRMFGSGFRDTAALSFANLYMYGGGFDMVAALLHKVIPLELFETRRLLGAMVGVVGLAVTWRLGRRIAGPLAGLAALLLLALCPIFYGHMFMNPKDAPFAVAMIILMLGLVRLAEEYPQPSPRTILIVGLGAGLSLGCRVLGGLALVYAMVGFMPLFLEETRTEGAREAARRFAHVVYVLLPGLVFGYLVMGLIWPWSIMEPGNPFEALTYFSHFFEKPWKEMFDGAIVSVPDMPWSYLPTLFALQLPEVMLVLMGGAVVSTFAMLPRREVPARRKTILLMLTLAATLPLAIAMVKRPALYNGIRHFVFVIPPMAVLGGVAFAWAMERLRTNHRTWQPVVLATFCFGLALSLAEMIRLHPYQYTHFNHIAGTVRGADDRFMLDYWGLALKQASDELREQIVERQEVAPGNRKWKVAVCGPQRPAQVALGPDFTIGWDSNAADFAMTLGEFYCKGLTAPVLVEIKRDDVVFARVYDIRGRSISSLLSIPAP, encoded by the coding sequence ATGACATCCATCACGACTTTGGCGATCGACACGCCTCTGCGGCGCTCGGTTGAACGGACTTGCGACGATCTCGCCATGCTGGTGCTGGCTGCGGTCGCCGTCATTGCAGGCTTGACCTTCCGCGACTACGGACTCGGCTGGGACGATTACACCCACGCTGAATATGCCGACCTGCTGCTGCGCATGTTCGGTTCCGGCTTCAGGGACACCGCGGCGCTCTCCTTCGCGAATCTCTACATGTATGGCGGCGGCTTCGACATGGTCGCGGCTCTCCTGCACAAGGTCATTCCGCTCGAGCTGTTCGAGACGCGACGCCTGCTCGGCGCCATGGTCGGCGTGGTCGGGCTTGCGGTGACGTGGCGGCTCGGCCGCCGCATCGCCGGGCCCCTTGCCGGTCTTGCCGCACTCCTGCTGCTCGCGCTTTGCCCGATCTTCTACGGCCACATGTTCATGAACCCGAAGGATGCGCCCTTCGCGGTGGCCATGATCATCCTGATGCTCGGCCTCGTCCGCCTCGCCGAGGAATATCCGCAGCCGTCGCCGCGCACGATCCTGATCGTCGGCCTGGGTGCCGGCCTCTCGCTCGGCTGCCGCGTCCTCGGCGGCCTCGCGCTGGTCTACGCCATGGTCGGCTTCATGCCGTTGTTCCTGGAGGAAACGCGCACCGAAGGCGCCCGCGAAGCAGCCCGCCGCTTCGCCCATGTCGTCTACGTGCTGCTGCCCGGCCTCGTGTTCGGCTATCTCGTAATGGGCCTGATCTGGCCGTGGTCGATCATGGAGCCTGGCAATCCCTTCGAGGCCCTGACCTATTTCTCGCACTTCTTCGAGAAGCCCTGGAAGGAGATGTTCGACGGCGCGATCGTGTCCGTGCCCGACATGCCCTGGTCCTATCTCCCGACGCTGTTCGCGCTGCAGCTTCCCGAGGTGATGCTGGTGCTGATGGGCGGCGCCGTGGTCAGCACCTTCGCGATGCTGCCGCGCCGCGAGGTTCCGGCGCGCCGCAAGACCATCCTCTTGATGCTGACGCTGGCGGCGACCCTGCCGCTCGCGATCGCGATGGTGAAGCGCCCGGCGCTATACAACGGCATCCGCCACTTCGTCTTCGTGATCCCGCCGATGGCGGTGCTCGGCGGCGTCGCCTTTGCCTGGGCCATGGAGCGCCTGCGCACCAACCACCGCACCTGGCAGCCGGTCGTGCTCGCGACCTTCTGCTTCGGCCTCGCGCTCTCGCTGGCCGAGATGATCCGGCTGCATCCCTATCAATACACGCACTTCAACCACATCGCCGGCACCGTGCGCGGCGCCGACGACCGCTTCATGCTGGACTATTGGGGCCTTGCGCTGAAGCAGGCCTCGGACGAACTGCGCGAGCAGATCGTCGAGCGGCAGGAAGTGGCGCCGGGCAACCGCAAATGGAAGGTCGCGGTGTGCGGTCCGCAGCGCCCGGCCCAGGTCGCGCTCGGACCCGACTTCACCATCGGCTGGGATTCCAACGCGGCCGATTTCGCAATGACGCTCGGCGAGTTCTACTGCAAGGGCCTCACCGCGCCTGTGTTGGTCGAGATCAAGCGCGACGACGTGGTGTTCGCCCGCGTCTACGACATCCGCGGCCGCAGCATTTCCAGCCTGCTGTCGATCCCGGCGCCGTAA